The genomic stretch GCTCAAATGATTTTATTTGCTTTTATGATTGGGCTGAATGCAGGTTAATTCGCCGAATTGATGTAACTGTTAAAGTGAGTCTCCCCTACCTATCTCAAATAGCCTGTAATtggtattttcatttttctataatTCTATATTTTGCAACTTGGCAGAATCTCTATTGGGCTGATAGTGGTGATTTAGTGGCTATTGCCAGTGATACATCATTCTACATCTTGAAATACAATGTACGCATCTTCGCTAGTTGGGTTCTTCTTCCTTCCCCCGTTGTTTAAGTTTTCATCATTCATATTTATAATGATTTGTGAGATTGTATATGATAATGGTGCAGCGGGACGTAGTCTCTTCTTACTTAGATAGCGGAAGACCTGTAGATGAACAAGGTGTTGAAGATGCTTTTGAGCTTCTTCATGAAATGAATGAACGTGTCAGGACTGGTTTATGGGTTGGGGATTGTTTCATTTACAACAACTCCTCTTGGAGGCTTAATTACTGTGTTGGTGGCGAGGTAACCACAATGTTTCATTTAGACCGACCAATGTACTTGTTGGGTTATCTTGCCAATCAAAGTCGGGTGTTTCTGATAGACAAAGAGTTCAAGTGAGTGCACTTTTTTGTTTGTGAATCAAGATGGTCATCTATTAGCAACTTCtattgtgttttttgtttgttcttattaaatttaaactctGCAGTGTAATAGGATACACACTACTTCTAAGTTTGATTGAATATAAGACTCTTGTAATGCGTGGAGACATTGAAAGGGCCAATGAAGTTTTGCCTTCAATTCCTAAAGAGCACCATAACAGGTACCTATTAGTTTCTTTGGCATAATGGCATCAGATGTCCCCTTATTACTGGGCAATATTGTATTTGTGGCATGGGAATATAACTGCATTTCAGTCAATAGGAAAACCACTGGTTTGATACAACTTACCATGAAAGTGTTCCAAATGGATCACATAGAAGTATTTCAAAATTGTTTATGTATTAAATCTTTATAGTTTTATAGTTTTTAATTTAAGCCCTTTATTTGTCACTTGGTACTTCTGATACACAAATTTAGCCTCCAACCACTGAAATGAAATTAATAGTAATATCCTTCGCACACCCTGGAAAATTCGATACTTTGTACTAAATTACAATTTCAGTAGTATTTCTTTTTGCACGCTGATTATATTGTACTCGAATATTTTTTACTGTATAATAGAACTTCTGTTGCAATCTTTTTACTTATTTCCAGATTTCAATCGCAAAGTTAAATCTCAAATAGGATGCTTCGTTGTTAATATCTTAACACATTCTTTGGTGTTTCCCTTTTAACATTTAAACTTCCGGTTCTTGAAGTGTGGCTCGTTTCTTGGAAACACGAGGTATGATAGAGGAAGCTCTGGAAGTGGCTACCGATCCTGATTACAGATTTGAACTAGCCATACAGCTTGGTAGATTAGAAATTGCGAAGGTAAGTCCAAGGAGACATAACTTTGATGTTAGGTTTTTATATTTGTTGTAGTCGTTGTAGTGAATAATGTGGTTTATTTCCAAgtgaattttcatttgtttcttgCAGGAAATTGCCACTGAGGTGCAAAGTGAGTCTAAATGGAAGCAGTTAGGTGAATTGGCTATGTCTGCTGGAAAGGTGTGTTGGTTATTTATTCTTATTCTTTCTTAATATTGTGCATATTAATTTCTTAACCACAACCACATTTGTCTTGTGCCCTTTTGATATTCCCCCTGTTTAACTTGCACCTTTTGACTACATCTCTTTGTCTATATTACATTTTGCAGTTAGACATGGCCGAGGAATGTTTAAAGTATGCCATGGACTTGAGTGGATTATTATTGCTCTATTCTTCTCTTGGAGATGTTGAAGGAATATCAAAACTTGCATCCCTTGCTAAAGAACAAGGGAAGAATAATGTTGCGTACCTTTGTTTATTCATGTTGGGTCGATTGGAAGAGTGCCTTGAGTTACTGGTGGAAAGGTAATTGCATATTTGTTTCCTCAAAGTATGACTACACAGAATAATGCGGTAAAGCTAATGATTAATAAAGCATTGTCCTCAAAGTATGACTGCACAGAATAACGCGGTAAAGCTAATGATTAATAAAGCATTGTCTATGCAGCAATCGGATACCTGAGGCTGCTTTGATGGCTCGATCATATCTTCCAGGCAAGGTTTCCGAGATAGTAGCTATTTGGAGAAAAGACCTGAGCAAGGTGACATTATGATTTTGCTTTGCTTGTCTTATTTTGACACTCCATGCTTATGTTTGCATTCCTTATTTTGGCTTCATTTGATGTTAAGAGAATTAGATATGGCAACTTGTATAGAAACCTCGCACCAGTTTATTGTTAGGTACGATATTTATGATGGGTAGGCTGTCCATATGGCAGTCTCATAGATAGTTATGCTGGGTAGGCTGTCCATATGGCAGTCTCATATAACCTGTTAGAGATTTAACATATGAGAACCTCGCACCAGTTTATTGTTAGATACGATAGGTATGCTGGTTTGGCTGTCCATATGGCAGTCTCATATCACCTGTTAGAGATTTAACATATCAGAACCATGTTGGCATGCAACAgaacttatttttcttttctaactaTCTTGTTTTTCAGAATCCAGAAATTGCTACTgaaaatatatagaaaacattatcttttaatattctttttttaGGAAATTTCAGGTGGCACTTCTACTTTTCAAAGTTGGAAAAGCTAACTTGACTCATTTTTAAACACATATCTACAaactttcaaaaaaaatattatttccaGTTTTTCTACTTCTCATGTTTCAAAAAACATCCCTGTGGATTAACTTCCTCCAGAGTTGGTTAACTTGGTTTGTTGCATCTTTTGGCTTGGACCAGTTTGTTATGTTTATCTTGCAGCTTTGTATGTTTGCATCTGTCTATTCACAGCACTCAGTCTTTCTATGTGATTTCTTATGCTCCATTCCCTTTGGTATTTTATGTCGTTTTAAATAACGGAGTCACACTGATTGGCAATGATTTCACCATACTTTATGCTGGTATGCTCAAGTATAATTCATTAGATGGGCTCCCATCTTCGCTACTCTGCTCAAACGGTAGAAAATACCAtacatgcacacacacacagaagCACTCATATGCATGTGCAGATGCATATTAATTACTTACATATGTAATTGGATTGGATGCATACATATGCGTCCACTTATGTGTCCTTGTCTAATAACATAACTTTGATTTAATATCAACCTGCAGGTTAATCCAAAAGCTGCTGAGTCTTTGGCTGATCCTGAAGAATATCCCAATTTGTTCGATGATTGGCAAGTTGCCCTTTCTGTGGAATCAAAAGCTGCAGAGACAAGGTACCTCTGCAAATTGTGTATGAGTGTGTTTGTATGTGTTGGCACAAGTTTCTCAATATCTTCTTCTGAAAATGTTCTCTTTTGGCTTCACGATATCTCCCTTAGGATGTCAGTTGCTCTTAGTCATGGTTTATTATGGTAACTTAAGTTGGTATTAATTGTTCTCGGGTGATTGTTTTTAGGGGTGTTTACCCTCCCGCAGAGGAGTACATAAACCATGTTGATAAAGCACACATCACCCTTGTGGAGGCTTTCAGGAATATGCAATCGGATGAAGAGGAGCATCTTGACAATGGGGAAGCAAATCATGGGGTATACATAGTGGATGCAAATTTAATACCAGTTTGAATTTTCCTTTTGCAAGAACAATTTGTTTTATGAATCGGCTTTTTAACTCTAGCACTTCATTTACCTTTTTTATCTGTTTTCTATACTGGTTTCTGAACAGGATGGTGAAGAAAATGGGGAACGGGCTGCTGAAGAACATGATGGAGAAGAAGGTAGCCAGGAGGAGGCTGTTGTGGTGGATGCTGATTCTACGGATGCTGTACTCATCAACGGGAACGAGGCTGACGAAGAGTGGGGTACGAATAATGAAGGAACCTCGTCAGCCTAAAAAGCTATTGGTTGGGCCAGTGTGAAAATCTAATTTTGTCTCTGGTGATTAATTGATTCTGAAGCGCCATCTCTGACTCCCATTCTGACAACTTTCTGCTTTCACTACTTCTACCACTTTCTCTACTAACTATTATTGGATATTATACGTACTTATAATTAGTTGGGGGCCTCAGTTTATTCTATAGGTAGTTACGGTGCCATTTCAGCTTTTTTTTGGagaaacttaaaagaaaaagaagtttcCATTGTACTTGTTGGTTGGGAGGGTGGTTATACAAGGAGAGAGACTAGGGAATCTGACATCTGAATTCTTTTCAAACCAAATACTCGATAGAATTCAGCGCTAAAGAGACAAATTGGATTTTGTGGAGCCTTTTCTTTGGTCATAAGTTCTCACGTAACTTGATATTCCTTTTGCTGTTTTGGCCTTCCCCTTGTTTGCTTGTGTTTTCTCTGTTCAGGTTGTTTTCTTGCATCCTAATTTTCTCATCTTTTATTGGTTGCAGTGCTTACACCACGCCACTAGGTCCTTATGAAGACTGCCGGTCCAGCTGTATGGATCCTTTACAGAGGTGAGAAAAGATTCATATATACTTGGGATATGCCATCAGATTGTTATAATAATCATAGTTTCCATTCTATAAGGAATGGGCTGGTGTTATGGATAGGTTATGTTCGGCAAGTTACAGATTAAATTTCTTCACATTTTTACACAGTATTCAGGAGCCATTCATGCTGCTCTTTTCCATGCAATGTCAGCCGTAAAACTGATGTGTTGTaggaaaatttaatttattattttcaccGATCAAGTGTGTGAAGATTATTCGAATACACTAGGGCTGTGTGTTGCGTACGCATTCTTGTTTCTGATGCTAGAGTAAGAATTGAAACAGCtccatttttatttgaaataatttcATAGCACCGACTTCATATGAAAAAGCTGTTACGTTTTGTAATAATTGTTCCGATGTGCCTGCTCATTATGGTGATCTATTTTTTCTATTTCCCTTGTTTTGTTACCGACAGGCCTCCCGGAAGAGGCTGGTGAAGAGGTGATGTAGCAGATCGGTTGTCTCTTATACCCGGTGGTGTGGCTTGTAACCGAGTTATATTTTGTCATGGGGCACAAGATAAGATTAGTTTCATAGCTGTAGTTAGTTTACTTTTCCGATTCCCTTTTTTAACATATTCTTTGAGGCCATATTCCCATCATAAAGTTTTTCTTGTGCCATTGTGAATGTAGAAAAAATTGAGCTAGGGATACAACGTCGACCGCTTCTATTCAGATTTTAGATATCTGGTTCCCCTTGAgacttcttttttccttttcctcctt from Pyrus communis chromosome 7, drPyrComm1.1, whole genome shotgun sequence encodes the following:
- the LOC137738740 gene encoding coatomer subunit beta'-2 isoform X2; this encodes MPLRLEIKRKLAQRSERVKSVDLHPTEPWILASLYSGTVCIWNYQTQAMAKSFEVTELPVRSAKFIARKQWVVAGADDMFIRVYNYNTMDKVKVFEAHTDYIRCVAVHPTLSYVLSSSDDMLIKLWDWDKGWVCTQIFEGHSHYVMQVTFNPKDTNTFASASLDRTIKIWNLGSPDPNFTLDAHQKGVNCVDYFTGGDKPYLITGSDDHTAKVWDYQTKSCVQTLDGHTHNVSAVCFHPELPIIITGSEDGTVRIWHSTTYRLENTLNYGLERVWAIGYMKSSRRVVIGYDEGTIMVKLGREVPVASMDNSGKIIWAKHNEIQTVNIKSVGADFEVTDGERLPLAVKELGTCDLYPQSLRHNPNGRFVVVCGDGEYIIYTALAWRNRSFGSALEFAWSTDGEYAVRESTSKIKIFTKNFQEKRSIRPTFSAEHIYGGTLLAMCSNDFICFYDWAECRLIRRIDVTVKNLYWADSGDLVAIASDTSFYILKYNRDVVSSYLDSGRPVDEQGVEDAFELLHEMNERVRTGLWVGDCFIYNNSSWRLNYCVGGEVTTMFHLDRPMYLLGYLANQSRVFLIDKEFNVIGYTLLLSLIEYKTLVMRGDIERANEVLPSIPKEHHNSVARFLETRGMIEEALEVATDPDYRFELAIQLGRLEIAKEIATEVQSESKWKQLGELAMSAGKLDMAEECLKYAMDLSGLLLLYSSLGDVEGISKLASLAKEQGKNNVAYLCLFMLGRLEECLELLVESNRIPEAALMARSYLPGKVSEIVAIWRKDLSKVNPKAAESLADPEEYPNLFDDWQVALSVESKAAETRGVYPPAEEYINHVDKAHITLVEAFRNMQSDEEEHLDNGEANHGDGEENGERAAEEHDGEEGSQEEAVVVDADSTDAVLINGNEADEEWGTNNEGTSSA
- the LOC137738740 gene encoding coatomer subunit beta'-2 isoform X1 — its product is MPLRLEIKRKLAQRSERVKSVDLHPTEPWILASLYSGTVCIWNYQTQAMAKSFEVTELPVRSAKFIARKQWVVAGADDMFIRVYNYNTMDKVKVFEAHTDYIRCVAVHPTLSYVLSSSDDMLIKLWDWDKGWVCTQIFEGHSHYVMQVTFNPKDTNTFASASLDRTIKIWNLGSPDPNFTLDAHQKGVNCVDYFTGGDKPYLITGSDDHTAKVWDYQTKSCVQTLDGHTHNVSAVCFHPELPIIITGSEDGTVRIWHSTTYRLENTLNYGLERVWAIGYMKSSRRVVIGYDEGTIMVKLGREVPVASMDNSGKIIWAKHNEIQTVNIKSVGADFEVTDGERLPLAVKELGTCDLYPQSLRHNPNGRFVVVCGDGEYIIYTALAWRNRSFGSALEFAWSTDGEYAVRESTSKIKIFTKNFQEKRSIRPTFSAEHIYGGTLLAMCSNDFICFYDWAECRLIRRIDVTVKNLYWADSGDLVAIASDTSFYILKYNRDVVSSYLDSGRPVDEQGVEDAFELLHEMNERVRTGLWVGDCFIYNNSSWRLNYCVGGEVTTMFHLDRPMYLLGYLANQSRVFLIDKEFNVIGYTLLLSLIEYKTLVMRGDIERANEVLPSIPKEHHNSVARFLETRGMIEEALEVATDPDYRFELAIQLGRLEIAKEIATEVQSESKWKQLGELAMSAGKLDMAEECLKYAMDLSGLLLLYSSLGDVEGISKLASLAKEQGKNNVAYLCLFMLGRLEECLELLVESNRIPEAALMARSYLPGKVSEIVAIWRKDLSKVNPKAAESLADPEEYPNLFDDWQVALSVESKAAETRGVYPPAEEYINHVDKAHITLVEAFRNMQSDEEEHLDNGEANHGVSEQDGEENGERAAEEHDGEEGSQEEAVVVDADSTDAVLINGNEADEEWGTNNEGTSSA
- the LOC137738740 gene encoding coatomer subunit beta'-2 isoform X3 gives rise to the protein MPLRLEIKRKLAQRSERVKSVDLHPTEPWILASLYSGTVCIWNYQTQAMAKSFEVTELPVRSAKFIARKQWVVAGADDMFIRVYNYNTMDKVKVFEAHTDYIRCVAVHPTLSYVLSSSDDMLIKLWDWDKGWVCTQIFEGHSHYVMQVTFNPKDTNTFASASLDRTIKIWNLGSPDPNFTLDAHQKGVNCVDYFTGGDKPYLITGSDDHTAKVWDYQTKSCVQTLDGHTHNVSAVCFHPELPIIITGSEDGTVRIWHSTTYRLENTLNYGLERVWAIGYMKSSRRVVIGYDEGTIMVKLGREVPVASMDNSGKIIWAKHNEIQTVNIKSVGADFEVTDGERLPLAVKELGTCDLYPQSLRHNPNGRFVVVCGDGEYIIYTALAWRNRSFGSALEFAWSTDGEYAVRESTSKIKIFTKNFQEKRSIRPTFSAEHIYGGTLLAMCSNDFICFYDWAECRLIRRIDVTVKNLYWADSGDLVAIASDTSFYILKYNRDVVSSYLDSGRPVDEQGVEDAFELLHEMNERVRTGLWVGDCFIYNNSSWRLNYCVGGEVTTMFHLDRPMYLLGYLANQSRVFLIDKEFNVIGYTLLLSLIEYKTLVMRGDIERANEVLPSIPKEHHNSVARFLETRGMIEEALEVATDPDYRFELAIQLGRLEIAKEIATEVQSESKWKQLGELAMSAGKLDMAEECLKYAMDLSGLLLLYSSLGDVEGISKLASLAKEQGKNNVAYLCLFMLGRLEECLELLVESNRIPEAALMARSYLPGKVSEIVAIWRKDLSKVNPKAAESLADPEEYPNLFDDWQVALSVESKAAETRGVYPPAEEYINHVDKAHITLVEAFRNMQSDEEEHLDNGEANHGVSEQDGEENGERAAEEHDGEEGSQEEAVVVDADSTDAVLINGNEADEEWVLTPRH